The proteins below come from a single Acinonyx jubatus isolate Ajub_Pintada_27869175 chromosome A1, VMU_Ajub_asm_v1.0, whole genome shotgun sequence genomic window:
- the FTMT gene encoding ferritin, mitochondrial, producing MPPCFLFLSKQISSSLVSLRSARRGFALRPLWVSWRPSGPQPAAPRRPLAAATSSRDPAGPTSAPSRVRQNFHPDSEAAINRQINLELYASYVYLSMAYYFSRDDVALNNFARYFLRQSREETQHAEKLMRLQNQRGGRICLQDIKKPDLDDWESGLNAMECALLLEKNVNQSLLELHTLASDKGDPHLCDFLETHYLNEQVKSIKELGDHVQNLVKMGAPASGLAEYLFDKHTLGNENDHN from the coding sequence ATGCCGCCCTGTTTCTTGTTCCTCTCTAAGCAGATCAGCAGTTCGCTGGTGTCCCTGCGCAGCGCGCGCCGAGGCTTCGCGCTCCGACCGCTCTGGGTCTCCTGGCGCCCCTCGGGTCCCCagcccgccgccccccgccgcccgctGGCCGCAGCCACCTCCTCCCGGGACCCTGCCGGGCCCACCTCCGCCCCCTCCCGGGTGCGGCAGAACTTCCACCCGGACTCCGAGGCCGCCATCAACCGCCAGATCAACCTGGAGCTCTATGCGTCCTATGTGTACTTGTCTATGGCCTATTACTTCTCCCGAGATGACGTGGCCCTGAACAACTTCGCCAGATATTTCCTTCGTCAGTCTCGGGAGGAGACCCAGCACGCCGAGAAGCTGATGAGGCTGCAGAACCAGCGGGGAGGCCGGATCTGCCTGCAGGACATCAAGAAACCTGACCTGGACGACTGGGAGAGCGGGCTGAATGCCATGGAGTGTGCGCTGCTCTTGGAAAAGAATGTGAACCAGTCGTTGCTCGAATTGCACACTCTGGCCTCAGACAAAGGTGACCCCCATTTGTGCGACTTCCTGGAAACTCACTATTTGAATGAACAGGTGAAATCGATCAAAGAACTAGGTGACCACGTGCAAAACTTGGTTAAGATGGGGGCCCCGGCTTCTGGCCTTGCGGAGTACCTCTTTGACAAGCACACCCTTGGAAATGAAAACGATCACAACTAA